The sequence below is a genomic window from Deinococcus humi.
CGCAGCCGGCTGTGCTGCTGGGTTCGGCGCTAGTCCTGGGGCTGGGCTTTGGCCTGATCAACACGCCATTTCAGACGCTGCTGCATCAACTTGTTCCCGGAGCGTACCTGGGACGGGTCTTCAGCATGTTGGCGATGGTGTCAAGTGTCGGGATGCCGCTGAGCCTGGTGCTGGTCTCTCCGGTGCTGGACCAACTGCCGCTGCCCCTGTGGTTTGGAGTGGCCGCGCTGGCCCAGGGCTTGGGTGGGGTGATCTGGATCTGGGGGATTCAGACAGAAGGGCGTTTGAGAACGGTACAGATCGATGTGGTGGGGTCTTGAACTCGCCGATAATTGGTATATCGGATGGTCGTGCCTACACAAATCATGCTCCTACTCATGCTGGGTAAAGGACGGCCAAGTTCAGCTGGTGGAAATCTAGGAAGTTTTTACTCCAGTTTCTCCTCAAAGGCATCAAGGAGCCAGGCATGCCTTGATGCGAGTCGGCGCCTTCTACCCTTAGCCCTGCGCATCCGGTCGCCCTCCTGCAAATGGTTGTGTTGCCTTAATTGGATTAGGGTAGGCTCACCACAGTGACCGAAGGAAGAAGGAACGCCTTACCGCCACCGATCCCCTATGACGCTCATCCAGAAGGCCGCCAATGCTGTACCACCGCTTTCCCCGGAGCTATCCGGACTTGCTGCATCGGCGCGGCACCCTGGTCAGTCACGAGACCCTGCGCGAATGGTGCATCACCTTCAGTGACCTCTTTGCGCAGGCTCTCCCCACTCGAGGCCTTCGGGGGTGTGGAACCATCCTCCGAACGCGGTGGCGCCACCTGGTGATACCGGGACTGGCCTTCAGGTGGTGGCCAGCTCGGCAGGGAGTGGCGCCTCCAGCTGAGCCATGGTGTTCAAGCTCTCCAGCAGCAGCTCGGTGCGTTCCGGTCCCAAATCATTCAGCATTCGGGTCAGCAGACGAGTCACTTCCTGATTGATCGTCTCAATAACCGTTCGTCCCTTATCGGTCAGATGCAGGCGGTAACGACGGGCGTCATCCGGGTCAACCACACGTTGAACGAGGTGGCGCTTGATGAACGGGTCAAGCAGGCGGCTGGTGGCGTAGCCCGGCACATGCAATATCCGGGCGAGCCCACCCGGGGTCAGATGCTGTTGATCAATCCAGCGCAGGATCATGTAATCCCGCAGGTCCAGGTCGAACTTTTCGAGGAGTACAGGCGTGATGGACCGTGTAAAGGCTTCACGTGCCCTGAAGTGTGCTTCGAGAAGTTGAGTGGCCAGAACCGTGGCGTCTGACGGGAGGGAAGAGGCCATACCTCTATCATACAACTGCAATAGCGAAGTAATTGCATTTCTGCAAATATTGGAGATAAGCTGTCAAAGTTTGGCCTGACCCAGCACCGCCCCTACCGCCCCCTCACCTTCCCGGAGCCCCTGCATGACCGTACCCACCGAATACACAGCCCGGCAAAAGACCATCTCGCTGGTGACTGTCCTCCTGGCCGTGCTGCTCGCCAGCATGAACCAAACCATCGTTTCCACCGCCGGCCCCGCCATCCAGCAGGCACTGAACATCGAGAACAGCCTCTACTCCTGG
It includes:
- a CDS encoding MarR family winged helix-turn-helix transcriptional regulator, with the protein product MASSLPSDATVLATQLLEAHFRAREAFTRSITPVLLEKFDLDLRDYMILRWIDQQHLTPGGLARILHVPGYATSRLLDPFIKRHLVQRVVDPDDARRYRLHLTDKGRTVIETINQEVTRLLTRMLNDLGPERTELLLESLNTMAQLEAPLPAELATT